CCCCCCACCCCAGAAGATCGAAATTTCGGGCTCCTGCGAATCCGGACAACGGCGGTCAGCTATGCCCTGTTCCGGCCATCGCGTCCTCCAGCGCCTCTTGCAGCACGTCGAGCACCATCTCCCGGTCGTCGGCGTCGAGCCCGAGGAAGGGCCGGGCGGGGATGCCCCGCTCCGGAGCGCCGAACTGGTGGGTGGCGCCGTAGAACCACGGCGTGCCGAACTCCAGGCCTTGGTCCGTGGCGTCGTAGTCCAGGTTCTTCAGGTGCTGGTCGAGCACCAGGATCTTGTCGGGCTTGCCTTTGCGGCGCTTGCGCTCCCGGTGCCGTTCCGAGAGCGGCTGCCAGGGTTGCCCGTCGGGGTCCACCTGGCGGTCCCAGCGCTCCTCGTGCGAGAGCAAGAGCGCCTCGCCGATCTCGGCAAACGCCGGCCGAAGCCGCGCGCCCACGTCGGAGAGCCGCCGCAGCGTCTCCAGCACCTGGGCGCCGCCCTCGACCTCGACCGTTACCTTCGCGCCGGCCATGTGCTATGCTTCCTTTCGAGGCGGGTGACGCTGGAAACTCGGCGCGCCAGCACGGGTAGCCCACTGCGGGAGCCTGGATGGAGGGACGGCCGGCCTCCCACCCGCTTCATCTTTTCACCTCCCCACGAATGACGACGTACCTTCTCGGGTCCAGCAGCGCGTCGGGGTCGATCTTGAACGCCGCACGCGCCGAGTTGACCGTCCCCTGGCCCTTCGCCCTCCAGTCTGGCGCCACCACGACCTTGATCTTCCGGTCCCCCCCGGGCAGCACGTAGAGCAGCTTCCCGTCGTCGTTGTCGTAGAGCACCGCCTCGTGGGGGGCCTGGGCCAGCCCTCGCCAGTCCTCGGCCGTCAGGGCGTCGCCCGCGCCCTCGTGCCGCCGCGCCTTCTTGCCCACCACCAGGTGGTCTTCCAGGGTCACGTCGGTGCGCTCCGGCGGCCGGCCCTGGGCCTTCAGGTGCGCGAGCTCTTCGGGCTCCATGCCCCACAGGGTCACCGTTCGGCCCTGAGCCCGCCCGGTCGCCAGCACCTCACCGATCCACGCCGCGTAGTCCCTGGCCACGGCCTGGCGGCCGGCGGCGGCCACGGCGGCCGAGTACTCGGCGGCGATCTCCGGCGCCCACTTGCGCATGCTCGCCAGGGCGTCCGAGGCCCGATGAGCACCCGGCCGGTACTCGAACCCCGGGTCGATTCCCTGGGGCACCGTCACCACCCGGGGCGAGGGGCCGCGCACCCCGACCACCTTCTCCTCCCACACCACCTCGGGGGCCCGGCTTACCGCCAAGCCGCGCCGCTGCACGTCGGCCTCCGAGAGCGTGAACTTCTTGCACTTGCACCCCCAGCCGTTCTGGGGCGAGTGCGTCTGCCACCACGGGTCATCCAGGGGCAGCACCAGGCCGTCCCACGCGAGATGCTGGGGCCGGGGGTGGACCGAGTCGCCGTGCTTGTAGAGCCCGTAGGGCCGGCGGCGCTTGAGCTCCGGGTCGGCCATCTGGGCTTCCCGCCCGGCGTTGTAGCTCTGGCGCACGTTGGTATCGAAAACCACCCGGGTCCGCCAGTTGCGCCCGCCCTTGTAGACCCACCCGTGGGCCTCCACGATCTGGTCGAACTCCTTGCGGAAGGCCTGGATCGTGCTCTGCCCCTCGATGGCCTTTTGCACCGCGCCGTGGAGGTCGGACAGCAGCGAGGCCTTCATGGCGCCGGCCACCATGAACGCCACGTCGTGCTCCGCCGCGTACACGTCGGTCCACGCCCGGGTGGGCAGTGAGAGCTTGCGCAGGAAGAACGCGAGCTGCTCACGAAACGGCAGAGCCCCATACTCGGCGGCCATCAGCGGCCCTCTTCACCCTTCACTCTTCACCCTTCACACTTCTTCCAGCAGCTCGAACCGCCCCGCCAGCGCCGCGGCGGCCAGGGCCTCGGTCATGGCCTGGGCCAGGCCCGAGGAATCCAGGGCGGGGTAGGCGCCGAGCAGGCGCGCTTGGAGGTCTTCGAGGCTCTCGGCCTGATCCACCAGGCCGCGAATCGCGTCGACCATGCCCGCCAGGTGGGGGGCGGCGTCGGCATCCAGGCGGGCGGCCTGGGCGTCCGGGGTGTCCACCCCGCTCTCCCCCTCGGCAAACTCCGCCCCGGGATCAGCGTGCCCCTCCCCCTCATCCCCGGCCTCCGCCCCCCGATCCCCGACCCCCGGCCCCTGATCCCCCGACCCCGGCCCCCCCAGGTCGAAGTCGTCCTCCTGCAACCCGTACTGGCGCACGTAGTAGGTTTTGCGAAACTTCACGCCCGTCTCGGTCAGCGTCTTGTCGCGCTCGGCCATCTCCTTCTTGGCCTCTTCCTCTTCCTCGTAACGAAACACCGGCGGGGGCACGCCGGGGGCGTTTACCAGGCCGTAGAGCCAGGCGATCTCCTCCATGGTGGTCTTGGCCAGGCGCTCGTCGCCGGCGCGGTAGTCGCCCAGGATCTCCTGGTGCGTCTTCGCCGCCGCGTAGCTGCCCGTCTCGCCCACCTCTGCCGTGAGCGTCTGGCCGGCGATCACCTTGCTGATCTCGGCGTCCATCGCCGTCTTGAGGCCCGAGTGAATGCCCGAGCTGCCCGAGCTGCCCGAGCTGCCCGCGCTGCCCCCCGCCGTGAGCAGCTCCACCGAGCCGTTGTCGGGGATCACCGCCACCGCGTCCTGCACCATGCGGGTGAGCGCCGAGAGAAGCTCCGCCTGCTGCTCCGGCGTGGCGCCCTGGCCGTACTTGCCCACCAGAAAGGGCATCCCGTACTTCTCCGCCAGGGTCACCCAGAACTTCACGCCCCCCTTCTTGAACGTCACCGGCCAGAAACACCGCGAGAGCAGCCGCAGCCCGTAGGGGTTGTCGTAGGTGGGGAAGTGGCGCGCGAACACGAACTTGCCAAACGGCAGCTCCTCCCCCTCCCAGGGCGCCCGCTGGCTCATGAACCTGGGGCGGTTGTCCGCGTCGAAGCCGAACCACCGGGCGGGCTTGACCTGCAAGTCCGCCAGGCGCAAGCGGTTCTCTCCGCGCCGGGGCCGCTCCCAGAGGAGCTCGATCGGCGTCATGCCGTAGAGCGGCGCGTCGAGAACGCCCGACAAGAGCGCGTAGAGGTCCACCCGCTCCAGGTCCGCCGCCAGGTCGTCGCGCAGCCGCTC
This portion of the Thermodesulfobacteriota bacterium genome encodes:
- a CDS encoding phage virion morphogenesis protein; the encoded protein is MAGAKVTVEVEGGAQVLETLRRLSDVGARLRPAFAEIGEALLLSHEERWDRQVDPDGQPWQPLSERHRERKRRKGKPDKILVLDQHLKNLDYDATDQGLEFGTPWFYGATHQFGAPERGIPARPFLGLDADDREMVLDVLQEALEDAMAGTGHS
- a CDS encoding phage minor head protein, translating into MAAEYGALPFREQLAFFLRKLSLPTRAWTDVYAAEHDVAFMVAGAMKASLLSDLHGAVQKAIEGQSTIQAFRKEFDQIVEAHGWVYKGGRNWRTRVVFDTNVRQSYNAGREAQMADPELKRRRPYGLYKHGDSVHPRPQHLAWDGLVLPLDDPWWQTHSPQNGWGCKCKKFTLSEADVQRRGLAVSRAPEVVWEEKVVGVRGPSPRVVTVPQGIDPGFEYRPGAHRASDALASMRKWAPEIAAEYSAAVAAAGRQAVARDYAAWIGEVLATGRAQGRTVTLWGMEPEELAHLKAQGRPPERTDVTLEDHLVVGKKARRHEGAGDALTAEDWRGLAQAPHEAVLYDNDDGKLLYVLPGGDRKIKVVVAPDWRAKGQGTVNSARAAFKIDPDALLDPRRYVVIRGEVKR
- a CDS encoding DUF935 family protein, which encodes MGTGWLNEGDRLEFGEGVNRTGLSREIATRTAAWDWTGLIGILPDPDPVLRRLPDGGVDVLERLTADAHLISVIQSRKLGTLRKDWRWEPGTVGEDEPTPEAERLRDDLAADLERVDLYALLSGVLDAPLYGMTPIELLWERPRRGENRLRLADLQVKPARWFGFDADNRPRFMSQRAPWEGEELPFGKFVFARHFPTYDNPYGLRLLSRCFWPVTFKKGGVKFWVTLAEKYGMPFLVGKYGQGATPEQQAELLSALTRMVQDAVAVIPDNGSVELLTAGGSAGSSGSSGSSGIHSGLKTAMDAEISKVIAGQTLTAEVGETGSYAAAKTHQEILGDYRAGDERLAKTTMEEIAWLYGLVNAPGVPPPVFRYEEEEEAKKEMAERDKTLTETGVKFRKTYYVRQYGLQEDDFDLGGPGSGDQGPGVGDRGAEAGDEGEGHADPGAEFAEGESGVDTPDAQAARLDADAAPHLAGMVDAIRGLVDQAESLEDLQARLLGAYPALDSSGLAQAMTEALAAAALAGRFELLEEV